In Seonamhaeicola sp. S2-3, the genomic window ATTGATACGCTTCTTCTAAATGAGTTTCATCTAACTGAAAATCACCACGTTTTTGAGTAATCATTAAAAATGATAAGGGATTTATTGCATAGGCATATAACAAATAATCAGATAGAGGTTTAATGATGCCTTCCTTTTTGCCACGAGCCCAAAGATCTAGTAGCGGTTGTAAATGTTTAATACCTTCTTTTCTACTAGCTTCATCAATTATAGGAGTATTGTCACATTGTGCCAAAAACATAGCGTTTTCACATTCTTTAAGTTTAAAATCTGCGATACGATACCAAATGAGTTTAAAACCAGCTTCAATAGGCATATCATCTTGATAAGTTTCAAAAGCATAGGCTGTGTATTTAGCTTTTACTTCTATGTATGTTTGATTGACTAAATCTTGTTTGTTTTTAAAATACAAATAGATTGTAGCAGGCGATACATTGGCCATTTTAGCAATTTTACTCATTGGTGTAGCATGAAACCCATTGTTATTAACCAATTGTATGGTTGCTTTAATTAATCTGTTACGCTTGTCTATGCTTTTTTGAAGTTTTGCCATGGTATTAATTATTGGTACAAAGTTATATAAAAATGAATGTTCATTCTTTTTTTTAACAAAGGTTTAATACAATATTGGGATTGCTGAAATCAAGAATGAATTGCAATAAAAAACTCCTATCATTACAATAGGAGTTTTTTTGAGTTTATAATCATGCTAATAAGAACTTAGCGCTCATTCTAGCTTCTAGATTTTTTAAATTTGTAAATCACTCCAAAATTAATTCCGAAAGATGAATAGGGTACTTTCACCGCTAATTCTTTTGATGTATCCGTATTGCCACTAGGTAGCTCATCTACATAAGTTGTATTTCTATTGGTTCCTTCTGGTAAATTATCTAAAGAATAAAGACCTTGAACGGCAACTGTACCATCTGGTAAAACCACATTGGTATTAAATTCTGTAATTTCAGAATCTTTTCGTTTTAAACTTATACCGTAATATTCAGCCTCAGCAAAAAGACTAAAATTATCATTTAAAGGATATTCATAACCAATAGCAGCAATAAACCCTAAAGGGAATTGTCCGTGATAATCTTCAATATAATTAGTTTCAGAATACGAGCCTAATGGCACCCCAAAAGCATCTGCTTCAGCTTGCGAAAACGTAGCTTTTTGATATACAACAGCTTCGGTTTTTCCGCCTAATTTCACCAAAGCCCCTATACGACCATAAACATTAGGGTTGAATTTATACACAAGAGATGTAGCGGCTCCAAAAGCACGAGCTCGTGCAATAGCATCAACTTCATAGCCTGTTAAATTGACTTTAGATACCGTTTGATCTGAACCATGTAAATAACCAACACTCAAATCCATACCAATTTTATCATTAAAGAAATAAATGCCTCGTAATTGAGCGTTTAAACCTTCACCATAACTACCATAAGAATTTTCTGTTCCGCTAGCGGTTTGAGTTTCACCTAATTTCATACCTGCACTTCCTATGGCATAACCACCACTTGCAGAGATTTGAAATTGCGCATATAACGTTGTGCTTAGAAATAACGTTAAAACTATAATAATTGAATGCTTCATGTTTTAAGATTTCGATTAATAATAAATGAAGATTTAAACTTCAAATAACAATAATTACAAAGGTACTTTATTTAATATTTTTTGTGTTTAGTTTAACTTAATTATTTTGGTTAAAACAGTAGGTGAGTGGGGGGATTATTTAGGGGTTTAATAATTATTTATCTTAGTATTTCTGTGTTTTGAGAGATTTTCTTTAGTTACATTGTTTCCTAAAATATAGCTTAATGAACCGTTAATGACATATAAAAACACTAGCTTGTAATTCGTTAACTTGATATAAATGTACTATACTGTGGTTAAAAACGAAAGTTTCATTTCCTGATTTTTCTTTTAAAAGTTTTC contains:
- a CDS encoding TetR/AcrR family transcriptional regulator, which produces MAKLQKSIDKRNRLIKATIQLVNNNGFHATPMSKIAKMANVSPATIYLYFKNKQDLVNQTYIEVKAKYTAYAFETYQDDMPIEAGFKLIWYRIADFKLKECENAMFLAQCDNTPIIDEASRKEGIKHLQPLLDLWARGKKEGIIKPLSDYLLYAYAINPLSFLMITQKRGDFQLDETHLEEAYQSAWSSIKVCK
- a CDS encoding outer membrane beta-barrel protein codes for the protein MKHSIIIVLTLFLSTTLYAQFQISASGGYAIGSAGMKLGETQTASGTENSYGSYGEGLNAQLRGIYFFNDKIGMDLSVGYLHGSDQTVSKVNLTGYEVDAIARARAFGAATSLVYKFNPNVYGRIGALVKLGGKTEAVVYQKATFSQAEADAFGVPLGSYSETNYIEDYHGQFPLGFIAAIGYEYPLNDNFSLFAEAEYYGISLKRKDSEITEFNTNVVLPDGTVAVQGLYSLDNLPEGTNRNTTYVDELPSGNTDTSKELAVKVPYSSFGINFGVIYKFKKSRS